The following nucleotide sequence is from Pectinophora gossypiella chromosome 17, ilPecGoss1.1, whole genome shotgun sequence.
caaaatacaatgtatcAATCCAAAACTACCCACTTTTGTTTGATGTGACAAAATGTTTAACATCAACTTACACAATATTGACAGGTTCATTTCTTCCTTTCACTTGATTATTGGAGTCAACAGTAAATTTATCTTTCTTCACTGATGGGTATTTGGTAGCGACATAGGCGAAGCCAGGGTGAGTGGGTTTCACTTCGCACCAGGGACAGTCCGTCTCAATCAATAGTCTGTCCTTGGGGATTTTAGCAGCTACTTCTAAATTCTCTTTTGTTCTTAATGAGCTGTAAAAGAAAGTTTGAAGTGAGGTCAGAAGAAACTTTCACTTTGTCACCTCAGGGGAGAGTGACTACTAGAGACTAACCCTTATTATATGGGGTGGCaaatctgaaaaatattattaaatataaatagtaaaaaaaaaaaaaattaaaagaaattttaagaaaaatttACTTTAATACTTCCAAGGACAGAATGTCTACAGGTGATGTCCTAATCCCAAGTGTCATATTATGAATGAATGGTCAATGACCAGAGTGTCCATGAAAGTGTTAACCTTGATAAAGCAAACTTCTCTGTTCTATAGCTAACACACAGCTTTCTAagacatgttatttttttttattattagccaTAGATTCAGATACATTAAGAAAGAGCAAATTCTATTATTCGGCGGTAATGTTTAGGTAGGTATCCGCGTTGCCATTGACAAAGGTCTCCCCTAATCCAAGACATGTTCATACCATCCATTTATTCCGATGTACAATTCATGGGCTAGAATACTGTCTAAAGCTTCTTGAGTGCCATCAAATGAGTGAACAACTCCTCCAACTATGGAGTCACGGTTCCTCGCTATGATGTCAACCAGATCGTTTGCAGCTGCCCGGCAATGCAGGAATAGAGGAAGATCAAACTCGCGACTCAATTTCAGTTGGAACTCAAAATACCTggagaaataaaacaaatatagctTGTGATATGTACCTTATGCTTATTCTTCTCCTGATTATGAAGATGCTTGCACATTATTAAAGCCGTGGCTATGTTCTATTCTACCTTAAGGATTATATAGAGTAATGAatttatgtacaataataatgaattttgaTAGAAAACATTTAATATCAGTAACCAAAAAACTGGAATACCAACACGATCAGTACTTACTTTAGTTGTATATCCTTTTCACAGAAATTTAGGCGTTCATAATCCAAGCCGCATTCTCCTACGGCTACAACTTTGTCTTTGTTCTGCTTTATGAGATCTCTAAGACTGTTTAAGTAAGTGTCCGGGTTTTCTACGAATTCTGTACATCGCGTCGGGTGGCAGCCTACAGTAGCGAATAAACTTGCTGAAATACAATACCAATAAATTATCCTTCATGATGAAAAAAACATTCTTTTACTTTTAAAGATTTGTTTTTATGTGCTTGATTGGTATGTAttgttaaaagaaaaaataaatgcaattcACAAAAACTTACAATCACTTCGTGCTAAATCAATTGCTTTTTTACTGTCACTTAAACTTCCTCCTGTTATAATCATTTTGTCCAATCCATTGGACCAAGCGCGGGCCAGAACCTTCTGCAGATCAGGTTCGTGTTTCTTCGAGCCATGGTACACTCCCTGGTACATATCATCTGTAAGATTTGCTCCAATATCTAAAAATACAGCAAAACAACAGGTATTAATTCCATAACCCTTCtacttacaaataattttactacaaaattaatttctttaggtacctatgtattttCGTAAAGGCATCTTGATCCTCCTCATcaagtgtttatttatataatattttttagattattaCCGAAGTTGATTATTATGAATTCCAAATAGAAAACCGAGTGAAAACTTTCGTCATGAAATTTGACTTTATTTATTGAcggcaaaaaaaaactgtcaaataATCAGTGTTGCCGACAGTAATTTGCTAAAATCCCCAAACGCATTGTCGAAATTCCCCACATTTGgggaaagaaaaatgataattcCCCACATATTCCccacagaaataaaacaaccaaaaatgtaggtaaagttCGGTCTCTGTGAGAATGCATTTCTGACGTATGTCAGATATCACTAGTGTCACATTCActgtaaagttctttttaatatctatattttctaattatatttttcgttacgttgAAGAGCAAAtaccatcattttttttattttttacagaaattaaaaaatgtattttttcccgcTAGGTAGAGCTACTTGAAAGCTAAATTCTGCCGGTAGGTAGCGATATATTccatgtgatttttatttctgcCACTAGGCGGCGATAATAGATAATACTTAACGTTAAATTCACCGCAAGTTTCCGTCAAATTTTACTCTCCAGATTCTGCTGTAAACTTGACGTCAATATACGGCAATAGTTGAACGGCAACTTGACCATTATTCTGATGTCAACTTACGGAATAAAAGGCTATCAGGGAAATCAATCAAGACTAGCAGAAATTTGATGTTAAATATCGCGTATTTGTGTTCATACTTAAAATCCCCGCATTTTCCCCGCATTGAAGCTCTCCCCACACATTCCCCAATCAGCTTTGCTTTCTCCGCAGTTTGGGGAATTCCCCACAGATCGGCAACACTGCAAATAATATACCAAATTAATATAACAAAGCTATCTTTATAAACGTCAAGCAGTACGGACCATAGATCTGAAGAcaaggcagcatggtcttacgaTCTTAGCCTATCCCTTAAATAAGCCAATGAAAAAAACTACACgaacaaaaacaaacattacaaaACATCGGAAtcgcacaaaataaataattaaaagaaagttAATGTTGAACTACATCGATCATTTCTATtactaaagaatattgaataacaAAAGTGCTGCAAACAAAAATCCATATAAGATACAGGGCAAAGGtacgtacctatataaaatGTCTTCGTAATTTCCTttgttatgttgtgtatgtCCTTTGTTTACAACTTGTCGGAAGTACAACCTCCCGTTAAGTTGAGCTTTAAATTGTGCCATTTAGTATAACGGTATAATCCTAAACATGCCTCGTATAGTTCTAAAAGTTCCCCACAAACCTTTGTGTATGTTCGGAGATTATTTACGGGTTATCTTTGATTAAAACATGTCTCATAATAGCGTTTGAACAATTTTATCAATCTTGCAGAATGGAAGAGAAAGACCTGGTGCAGCGAGGGAATACGCTGCAAGTAAAGTTTGGTGTGACCAACTACAACACGCCATTCACCACCAAGGCCAGCCAGGAGTACATCATTAGCGGCTCCGCTGTGTTCCAGGTAAAAGTCATAGCAGCTCAGGTCAACAACGGCCACACCAACATTTACAATAACCTTGTTTTCCTTAAGTTTGTTAAACTTCGGCCAGATGATGAATTGACTTACACAATAAAATTTTCAAGCAACGAATTTGGAATTACAAACAAGACTTTTATCAGTGATGATGGAACGTGGCATCTGGTGCACGATAACAAGAAACAGCAGTATACATTTGATGTTGCGATCTACATGGACATAGTTCCAAGTGCAAGCTCGTTTGCTACACTACACGGGGATATGGAGCTGACAGATTTTGAATTGAGAGGAGAGGATGGTTCAGTGCACATGCACCGGGCAGTGTTAGCAGCTTCCAGCCCGGTACTGAGGAGGATGCTGGGAGGCACGTGGAGGGAAACAACTGAAGGTCACGTGGATGTCCCTGGTACATCCAAATTCACATTGCAACATTTGAAGGACTACGTCTACTTACATACTTTGCCGGAGACAGGACTGGAGCAGTTGCTGCTGCTAGCATCATACTACATGATGCCTGACTTGGAGCAGAAGTGTGTGGACAAACTTGTGAACAGTTTGACAGCTCAGAATGCTTGCGACTTGTTAGAATTTGCCGCAAAGCATAAGGTGACGAGACTGTTGCTTGCAATCCTAGAGTGTGTGCAGAGTGGTGCGGTGAAAGTTAATGAAATGCGGGATCATTTCCTAAGAGGCGAGTAAATTAACTTTATGTGGACTCATTATGagtattacttattatattgtttcaataacattataaaaatataatgtacattgaCTGTGTTGTATAAAATTCTTAAGTTTGTAACAGAATACTCAGATCTCTCTATAAGGATTATTGTGCTAATGAATGTATTTGATCATTAGTATTGAAAATTTTTAGGTGTGAACAGAACAGAACAGACTATAGTCTatccttttttatatttgtacttttttaataacaaaaaactaaaattagtgTGATCAGCATCACTAACAGTTGTTAGGAATCTTTGCATGTTAGTTTAcattcaatcattcaagttTTATCTGTAACAAATTTACCTGACAgaagggttgatgagattggtcattGAACACACAACCccaacaataaaaatatcaatcaaagaataaaaataagacatatataaaaaacaaaaagatgaaAATGAGATGATGATTGTGATGTGAAAGTGTTGGAAATTATgttatttcaaattaatttgaTTAAACTGTTCATATTTTGTAATCTTATCTGTTATGAGTATGTGAATTTTTTGTTTTGCCAATGGCTTTATACTTAGTAATAATGTGACTTACTAGTTattactgtgtgtgtgtgctatTTGATCCACAGATTTAGGGTTGAACATCTGTCAGTATGCACATCTGAACACTAAAGCGTGCTTAAGCTGTCGCCTCGTCGATTCTGCCGCGTACGAGCAttctctctcgctctagcaaatgacagtTTTGAGTAACAAAAAAGAATAGAAGTTTAGGAGTGTGATGAGGTGCTGACAGAAGTGTGACCCTTTCTGTGACCGGGTCTCGAAGGAATAAACCTCAAAAATGTGAAGGGAATGATAGGATATTTGAAAATTAAACAATGCACTCTTTCAGTTTGACTTTTATTGGCAAATAGACAAGATTGTGTAAAAATCAATACCTGCGAGGTTTGCACGAGTATAGAGGGCGGGCTACATGAACGCAGCGAATGTTATAATGTCTCTCCCCTCGATTTTATTAgagtcgcgcgcggcgcggtctGTCGTGCAGACCCTTAAGGTATACTTGTGAACTAaacattacataatatacaaacaGTATACTGACAGATAATATTGAACTTACAACTCTATGAAAGGAATGTATATGTAGGAATACTATTAtgtctatattttatttatttaatagtgaaACATGAATATGTGATTACTgttattaggtattattataatgtttcgAAAGACTACtaattgtcattattattttgcagtctgaagataaatattattaaagtttagGTCTAGTTACTATTATAAGAATGaaattgtttttggatataaaatgTCTTTAATAATAGTATGTATATGATttcgtaaaaattaaaaacagtgtacaagttaatattttgtataatttctATATTCTTTGGAGGAGAAAATAAATGGTTTAAAACTATGtttatcatatatttttttttatgtaaaaagcgTTTAATAGTTGTAAGTTTTAGAGAAACACTTTCaaactattttttcttttaaaagatGCAGAAAGAGAAGTCGAAAATTGtaatagtaattataactaGTACTGTggataaaataatttaactaaaatacttaaaaagac
It contains:
- the LOC126374201 gene encoding deoxyribonuclease TATDN1, coding for MRRIKMPLRKYIDIGANLTDDMYQGVYHGSKKHEPDLQKVLARAWSNGLDKMIITGGSLSDSKKAIDLARSDSSLFATVGCHPTRCTEFVENPDTYLNSLRDLIKQNKDKVVAVGECGLDYERLNFCEKDIQLKYFEFQLKLSREFDLPLFLHCRAAANDLVDIIARNRDSIVGGVVHSFDGTQEALDSILAHELYIGINGCSLRTKENLEVAAKIPKDRLLIETDCPWCEVKPTHPGFAYVATKYPSVKKDKFTVDSNNQVKGRNEPVNIVQVLEILAAIRKENIDDLAQAIYDNTNKLFFTKKKQ
- the LOC126374207 gene encoding uncharacterized protein LOC126374207, with product MEEKDLVQRGNTLQVKFGVTNYNTPFTTKASQEYIISGSAVFQVKVIAAQVNNGHTNIYNNLVFLKFVKLRPDDELTYTIKFSSNEFGITNKTFISDDGTWHLVHDNKKQQYTFDVAIYMDIVPSASSFATLHGDMELTDFELRGEDGSVHMHRAVLAASSPVLRRMLGGTWRETTEGHVDVPGTSKFTLQHLKDYVYLHTLPETGLEQLLLLASYYMMPDLEQKCVDKLVNSLTAQNACDLLEFAAKHKVTRLLLAILECVQSGAVKVNEMRDHFLRGE